A window of the Equus przewalskii isolate Varuska chromosome 10, EquPr2, whole genome shotgun sequence genome harbors these coding sequences:
- the HAP1 gene encoding huntingtin-associated protein 1 isoform X3 — protein MRPKECGQSCAGDRPGPGPGDPAAVTPALPPAAGPAPEPSAEPGPAPAQAPAAEQGVGSGYPSVSGPSDGVRPASEAGSEAGAQRGSAFSAVQGNAQSVPGNSDVPWTRFIFQGPFGPRATGLGTGKAADIWKTPAAYIGRRPGVSGPERAAFIRELEEVLCPDRPPPVKKITPEDVKVMLNLLEERERDLNTAARIGQSLVKQNNVLMEENSKLEAMLGSAREEILHLRHQVSLRDDLLQLYSDSDDEEEEEEDEEEEEEEEEEEEEEEEEEEEEQQHDLPYEAPEPTPLTESESLHHCPQLEALQEQLRLLEEENDQLREEASQLDALEEEEQMLILDCVEQFSEASQQMAELSEVLALRMENHDQQQREVSQLRTQVMKLQQRCQLYGAETEKLQQQLASEKEIQMQLQDELQDLREKYTECGGMLIEAREEVKTLRQQAPVSTGSVTHYTYTVPLEALPSFQETLAEELRMSIRRIISDPVFFMERNYETTTEETSNLGYELRYGEVREQEQEFEAEEGLMPAEDFVPAENFVPAEDLVPEEELGATEEVVPAEEEVTEEAELVSEEAEAWEEVEPELDETRRTNVVTSALEASGLGPAHLDMKYVLQQLASWQDAHYRRQLRQKMLQKAVAAAGQNKHGGRDRGAAAQGAHPGLSEAGGGQGQPPSQGLGGRGAFWGHPGHWDEGLRQQGPRSDQSPGLCCFPAACRGPTDSLRPLLPLPGQVPPAPDPPSHPPKQDSLSVTSPPSVLMTLGRSFRAQALTLFWERLKEPRPSFCSWCRSCGCWAWITWWPRGREKPRGRPSSYQTQL, from the exons ATGCGCCCGAAAGAGTGCGGGCAGAGCTGCGCCGGGGACCGGCCCGGACCCGGACCCGGGGATCCAGCAGCGGTCACCCCCGCACTGCCGCCCGCAGCCGGTCCCGCTCCAGAGCCCTCCGCCGAGCCTGGACCCGCTCCTGCGCAGGCACCGGCGGCTGAGCAAGGAGTGGGATCTGGATACCCATCCGTCTCGGGACCCTCAGACGGAGTTCGCCCGGCCTCCGAGGCTGGATCAGAGGCAGGAGCCCAGCGCGGATCCGCATTCTCGGCCGTCCAGGGGAATGCCCAGTCCGTGCCCGGCAACTCGGATGTACCGTGGACCCGCTTCATATTTCAAGGACCCTTTGGTCCCCGGGCCACTGGCCTGGGGACTGGAAAGGCTGCGGACATCTGGAAGACGCCAGCTGCCTACATCGGCCGGCGGCCAGGGGTGTCGGGCCCCGAGCGCGCCGCCTTTATTCGGGAGCTGGAGGAAG TGCTGTGTCCTGACCGACCCCCACCAGTCAAGAAGATCACTCCAGAAGATGTCAAAGTGATGTTAAATCTGCTGGAGGAG AGAGAGCGGGACCTGAATACGGCGGCTCGCATCGGCCAGTCCCTTGTGAAGCAGAACAATGTCCTGATGGAGGAGAACAGCAAGCTGGAAGCCATGCTGGGCTCAGCCAGGGAGGAG aTTTTACACCTCAGACACCAGGTGAGCCTGCGGGATGACCTCCTCCAGCTCTACTCAGACTCtgatgatgaggaggaagaggaggaggatgaggaagaggaagaagaggaagaggaggaggaagaagaggaagaggaggaggaggaggaagagcagcagcATGATCTTCCCTATGAAGCCCCCGAGCC gACACCTCTGACGGAGTCGGAGTCGCTGCACCACTGCCCGCAGCTGGAAGCCCTGCAGGAGCAGctgaggctgctggaggaggagaacGACCAGCTGAGAGAGGAG gcctcTCAGCTCGACGCCcttgaggaggaggagcagatgcTTATTCTGGATTGTGTGGAGCAGTTTT CTGAGGCCAGCCAGCAGATGGCTGAGCTGTCGGAGGTGCTGGCGCTCAGGATGGAGAACCATGACCAGCAGCAGAGGGAGGTCAGCCAGCTGCGGACGCAGGTCATGAAGCTGCAGCAGCGCTGCCAGCTG tacGGGGCTGAGACTGAGAAGTTGCAGCAGCAACTGGCTTCGGAGAAAGAAATCCAGATGCAGCTCCAGGATGAG CTGCAGGACCTGCGGGAGAAGTACACGGAGTGTGGGGGCATGCTGATTGAGGCCCGGGAGGAGGTGAAGACCCTCCGCCAGCAAGCCCCGGTGTCCACTGGCTCTGTCACCCACTATACATACACTGTGCCTCTG GAGGCACTTCCTAGTTTCCAGGAGACCCTGGCTGAGGAGCTCAGAATGTCTATAAGGAGAATTATCTCAGACCCTGTGTTTTTTATGGAAAG GAATTATGAAACGACTACAGAGGAGACGTCCAACCTGGG GTACGAGCTGCGCTACGGTGAGGTGCGGGAGCAAGAACAGGAGTTCGAGGCTGAGGAGGGTCTGATGCCGGCAGAGGATTTTGTGCCGGCGGAAAATTTCGTGCCTGCGGAAGACTTGGTGCCTGAGGAAGAGCTGGGGGCCACAGAGGAGGTGGTACCAGCCGAGGAGGAGGTGACGGAAGAGGCAGAGCTTGTGTCAGAGGAGGCGgaggcctgggaggaggtggagccgGAGCTGGATGAGACAAGGCGGACCAATGTGGTGACCTCAGCCCTGGAGGCCAGCGGCTTGGGCCCTGCGCACCTGGACATGAAGTATGTCCTCCAGCAACTGGCCAGCTGGCAGGACGCCCATTACAGGCGGCAGCTGAGGCAGAAGATGCTCCAGAAAG cagtggcagcagcggGCCAAAACAAACATGGGGGGCGGGATCGTggagcagcagcccagggtgcCCACCCAGGACTTTCggaggctggaggaggacagGGTCAACCaccctcccagggcctgggaggaagAGGGGCCTTCTGGGGCCACCCAGGCCATTGGGACGAAGGCCTCCGCCAGCAAGGGCCACGGTCGGACCAGTCCCCTGG GCTTTGCTGTTTCCCAGCAgcctgcagaggccccacagaCAGCCTGAGGCCCCTCCTTCCGCTGCCTGGCCAAGTCCCACCTGCCCCAGaccctccttcccatcctccaaAACAGGACTCCCTGTCTGTCACCAGCCCTCCCTCTGTCCTGATGACTCTGGGCCGGAGCTTTAGGGCCCAAGCCTTGACCCTCTTCTGGGAGAGGTTGAAGGAACCCCGGCCCTCATTCTGCAGCTGGTGCAGAAGCTGTGGCTGCTGGGCCTGGATCACATGGTGGCCCAGGGGGCGGGAAAAACCCCGGGGGAGGCCCTCCAGCTACCAGACCCAGCTCTGA
- the HAP1 gene encoding huntingtin-associated protein 1 isoform X4, which yields MRPKECGQSCAGDRPGPGPGDPAAVTPALPPAAGPAPEPSAEPGPAPAQAPAAEQGVGSGYPSVSGPSDGVRPASEAGSEAGAQRGSAFSAVQGNAQSVPGNSDVPWTRFIFQGPFGPRATGLGTGKAADIWKTPAAYIGRRPGVSGPERAAFIRELEEVLCPDRPPPVKKITPEDVKVMLNLLEERERDLNTAARIGQSLVKQNNVLMEENSKLEAMLGSAREEILHLRHQVSLRDDLLQLYSDSDDEEEEEEDEEEEEEEEEEEEEEEEEEEEEQQHDLPYEAPEPTPLTESESLHHCPQLEALQEQLRLLEEENDQLREEASQLDALEEEEQMLILDCVEQFSEASQQMAELSEVLALRMENHDQQQREVSQLRTQVMKLQQRCQLYGAETEKLQQQLASEKEIQMQLQDEEALPSFQETLAEELRMSIRRIISDPVFFMERNYETTTEETSNLGRVGVLWEDGASAELVTILPTRGVGWVWEASQLVPSSPLPWLGQNWYELRYGEVREQEQEFEAEEGLMPAEDFVPAENFVPAEDLVPEEELGATEEVVPAEEEVTEEAELVSEEAEAWEEVEPELDETRRTNVVTSALEASGLGPAHLDMKYVLQQLASWQDAHYRRQLRQKMLQKAVAAAGQNKHGGRDRGAAAQGAHPGLSEAGGGQGQPPSQGLGGRGAFWGHPGHWDEGLRQQGPRSDQSPGLCCFPAACRGPTDSLRPLLPLPGQVPPAPDPPSHPPKQDSLSVTSPPSVLMTLGRSFRAQALTLFWERLKEPRPSFCSWCRSCGCWAWITWWPRGREKPRGRPSSYQTQL from the exons ATGCGCCCGAAAGAGTGCGGGCAGAGCTGCGCCGGGGACCGGCCCGGACCCGGACCCGGGGATCCAGCAGCGGTCACCCCCGCACTGCCGCCCGCAGCCGGTCCCGCTCCAGAGCCCTCCGCCGAGCCTGGACCCGCTCCTGCGCAGGCACCGGCGGCTGAGCAAGGAGTGGGATCTGGATACCCATCCGTCTCGGGACCCTCAGACGGAGTTCGCCCGGCCTCCGAGGCTGGATCAGAGGCAGGAGCCCAGCGCGGATCCGCATTCTCGGCCGTCCAGGGGAATGCCCAGTCCGTGCCCGGCAACTCGGATGTACCGTGGACCCGCTTCATATTTCAAGGACCCTTTGGTCCCCGGGCCACTGGCCTGGGGACTGGAAAGGCTGCGGACATCTGGAAGACGCCAGCTGCCTACATCGGCCGGCGGCCAGGGGTGTCGGGCCCCGAGCGCGCCGCCTTTATTCGGGAGCTGGAGGAAG TGCTGTGTCCTGACCGACCCCCACCAGTCAAGAAGATCACTCCAGAAGATGTCAAAGTGATGTTAAATCTGCTGGAGGAG AGAGAGCGGGACCTGAATACGGCGGCTCGCATCGGCCAGTCCCTTGTGAAGCAGAACAATGTCCTGATGGAGGAGAACAGCAAGCTGGAAGCCATGCTGGGCTCAGCCAGGGAGGAG aTTTTACACCTCAGACACCAGGTGAGCCTGCGGGATGACCTCCTCCAGCTCTACTCAGACTCtgatgatgaggaggaagaggaggaggatgaggaagaggaagaagaggaagaggaggaggaagaagaggaagaggaggaggaggaggaagagcagcagcATGATCTTCCCTATGAAGCCCCCGAGCC gACACCTCTGACGGAGTCGGAGTCGCTGCACCACTGCCCGCAGCTGGAAGCCCTGCAGGAGCAGctgaggctgctggaggaggagaacGACCAGCTGAGAGAGGAG gcctcTCAGCTCGACGCCcttgaggaggaggagcagatgcTTATTCTGGATTGTGTGGAGCAGTTTT CTGAGGCCAGCCAGCAGATGGCTGAGCTGTCGGAGGTGCTGGCGCTCAGGATGGAGAACCATGACCAGCAGCAGAGGGAGGTCAGCCAGCTGCGGACGCAGGTCATGAAGCTGCAGCAGCGCTGCCAGCTG tacGGGGCTGAGACTGAGAAGTTGCAGCAGCAACTGGCTTCGGAGAAAGAAATCCAGATGCAGCTCCAGGATGAG GAGGCACTTCCTAGTTTCCAGGAGACCCTGGCTGAGGAGCTCAGAATGTCTATAAGGAGAATTATCTCAGACCCTGTGTTTTTTATGGAAAG GAATTATGAAACGACTACAGAGGAGACGTCCAACCTGGG CAGGGTAGGTGTACTCTGGGAAGACGGGGCCTCTGCAGAGTTGGTGACCATTCTCCCCACCAGGGGCGTGGGATGGGTGTGGGAAGCCTCACAGCTGGTAcccagctcccctctcccctggCTGGGACAGAACTG GTACGAGCTGCGCTACGGTGAGGTGCGGGAGCAAGAACAGGAGTTCGAGGCTGAGGAGGGTCTGATGCCGGCAGAGGATTTTGTGCCGGCGGAAAATTTCGTGCCTGCGGAAGACTTGGTGCCTGAGGAAGAGCTGGGGGCCACAGAGGAGGTGGTACCAGCCGAGGAGGAGGTGACGGAAGAGGCAGAGCTTGTGTCAGAGGAGGCGgaggcctgggaggaggtggagccgGAGCTGGATGAGACAAGGCGGACCAATGTGGTGACCTCAGCCCTGGAGGCCAGCGGCTTGGGCCCTGCGCACCTGGACATGAAGTATGTCCTCCAGCAACTGGCCAGCTGGCAGGACGCCCATTACAGGCGGCAGCTGAGGCAGAAGATGCTCCAGAAAG cagtggcagcagcggGCCAAAACAAACATGGGGGGCGGGATCGTggagcagcagcccagggtgcCCACCCAGGACTTTCggaggctggaggaggacagGGTCAACCaccctcccagggcctgggaggaagAGGGGCCTTCTGGGGCCACCCAGGCCATTGGGACGAAGGCCTCCGCCAGCAAGGGCCACGGTCGGACCAGTCCCCTGG GCTTTGCTGTTTCCCAGCAgcctgcagaggccccacagaCAGCCTGAGGCCCCTCCTTCCGCTGCCTGGCCAAGTCCCACCTGCCCCAGaccctccttcccatcctccaaAACAGGACTCCCTGTCTGTCACCAGCCCTCCCTCTGTCCTGATGACTCTGGGCCGGAGCTTTAGGGCCCAAGCCTTGACCCTCTTCTGGGAGAGGTTGAAGGAACCCCGGCCCTCATTCTGCAGCTGGTGCAGAAGCTGTGGCTGCTGGGCCTGGATCACATGGTGGCCCAGGGGGCGGGAAAAACCCCGGGGGAGGCCCTCCAGCTACCAGACCCAGCTCTGA
- the HAP1 gene encoding huntingtin-associated protein 1 isoform X2: MRPKECGQSCAGDRPGPGPGDPAAVTPALPPAAGPAPEPSAEPGPAPAQAPAAEQGVGSGYPSVSGPSDGVRPASEAGSEAGAQRGSAFSAVQGNAQSVPGNSDVPWTRFIFQGPFGPRATGLGTGKAADIWKTPAAYIGRRPGVSGPERAAFIRELEEVLCPDRPPPVKKITPEDVKVMLNLLEESLVKQNNVLMEENSKLEAMLGSAREEILHLRHQVSLRDDLLQLYSDSDDEEEEEEDEEEEEEEEEEEEEEEEEEEEEQQHDLPYEAPEPTPLTESESLHHCPQLEALQEQLRLLEEENDQLREEASQLDALEEEEQMLILDCVEQFSEASQQMAELSEVLALRMENHDQQQREVSQLRTQVMKLQQRCQLYGAETEKLQQQLASEKEIQMQLQDELQDLREKYTECGGMLIEAREEVKTLRQQAPVSTGSVTHYTYTVPLEALPSFQETLAEELRMSIRRIISDPVFFMERNYETTTEETSNLGRVGVLWEDGASAELVTILPTRGVGWVWEASQLVPSSPLPWLGQNWYELRYGEVREQEQEFEAEEGLMPAEDFVPAENFVPAEDLVPEEELGATEEVVPAEEEVTEEAELVSEEAEAWEEVEPELDETRRTNVVTSALEASGLGPAHLDMKYVLQQLASWQDAHYRRQLRQKMLQKAVAAAGQNKHGGRDRGAAAQGAHPGLSEAGGGQGQPPSQGLGGRGAFWGHPGHWDEGLRQQGPRSDQSPGLCCFPAACRGPTDSLRPLLPLPGQVPPAPDPPSHPPKQDSLSVTSPPSVLMTLGRSFRAQALTLFWERLKEPRPSFCSWCRSCGCWAWITWWPRGREKPRGRPSSYQTQL, translated from the exons ATGCGCCCGAAAGAGTGCGGGCAGAGCTGCGCCGGGGACCGGCCCGGACCCGGACCCGGGGATCCAGCAGCGGTCACCCCCGCACTGCCGCCCGCAGCCGGTCCCGCTCCAGAGCCCTCCGCCGAGCCTGGACCCGCTCCTGCGCAGGCACCGGCGGCTGAGCAAGGAGTGGGATCTGGATACCCATCCGTCTCGGGACCCTCAGACGGAGTTCGCCCGGCCTCCGAGGCTGGATCAGAGGCAGGAGCCCAGCGCGGATCCGCATTCTCGGCCGTCCAGGGGAATGCCCAGTCCGTGCCCGGCAACTCGGATGTACCGTGGACCCGCTTCATATTTCAAGGACCCTTTGGTCCCCGGGCCACTGGCCTGGGGACTGGAAAGGCTGCGGACATCTGGAAGACGCCAGCTGCCTACATCGGCCGGCGGCCAGGGGTGTCGGGCCCCGAGCGCGCCGCCTTTATTCGGGAGCTGGAGGAAG TGCTGTGTCCTGACCGACCCCCACCAGTCAAGAAGATCACTCCAGAAGATGTCAAAGTGATGTTAAATCTGCTGGAGGAG TCCCTTGTGAAGCAGAACAATGTCCTGATGGAGGAGAACAGCAAGCTGGAAGCCATGCTGGGCTCAGCCAGGGAGGAG aTTTTACACCTCAGACACCAGGTGAGCCTGCGGGATGACCTCCTCCAGCTCTACTCAGACTCtgatgatgaggaggaagaggaggaggatgaggaagaggaagaagaggaagaggaggaggaagaagaggaagaggaggaggaggaggaagagcagcagcATGATCTTCCCTATGAAGCCCCCGAGCC gACACCTCTGACGGAGTCGGAGTCGCTGCACCACTGCCCGCAGCTGGAAGCCCTGCAGGAGCAGctgaggctgctggaggaggagaacGACCAGCTGAGAGAGGAG gcctcTCAGCTCGACGCCcttgaggaggaggagcagatgcTTATTCTGGATTGTGTGGAGCAGTTTT CTGAGGCCAGCCAGCAGATGGCTGAGCTGTCGGAGGTGCTGGCGCTCAGGATGGAGAACCATGACCAGCAGCAGAGGGAGGTCAGCCAGCTGCGGACGCAGGTCATGAAGCTGCAGCAGCGCTGCCAGCTG tacGGGGCTGAGACTGAGAAGTTGCAGCAGCAACTGGCTTCGGAGAAAGAAATCCAGATGCAGCTCCAGGATGAG CTGCAGGACCTGCGGGAGAAGTACACGGAGTGTGGGGGCATGCTGATTGAGGCCCGGGAGGAGGTGAAGACCCTCCGCCAGCAAGCCCCGGTGTCCACTGGCTCTGTCACCCACTATACATACACTGTGCCTCTG GAGGCACTTCCTAGTTTCCAGGAGACCCTGGCTGAGGAGCTCAGAATGTCTATAAGGAGAATTATCTCAGACCCTGTGTTTTTTATGGAAAG GAATTATGAAACGACTACAGAGGAGACGTCCAACCTGGG CAGGGTAGGTGTACTCTGGGAAGACGGGGCCTCTGCAGAGTTGGTGACCATTCTCCCCACCAGGGGCGTGGGATGGGTGTGGGAAGCCTCACAGCTGGTAcccagctcccctctcccctggCTGGGACAGAACTG GTACGAGCTGCGCTACGGTGAGGTGCGGGAGCAAGAACAGGAGTTCGAGGCTGAGGAGGGTCTGATGCCGGCAGAGGATTTTGTGCCGGCGGAAAATTTCGTGCCTGCGGAAGACTTGGTGCCTGAGGAAGAGCTGGGGGCCACAGAGGAGGTGGTACCAGCCGAGGAGGAGGTGACGGAAGAGGCAGAGCTTGTGTCAGAGGAGGCGgaggcctgggaggaggtggagccgGAGCTGGATGAGACAAGGCGGACCAATGTGGTGACCTCAGCCCTGGAGGCCAGCGGCTTGGGCCCTGCGCACCTGGACATGAAGTATGTCCTCCAGCAACTGGCCAGCTGGCAGGACGCCCATTACAGGCGGCAGCTGAGGCAGAAGATGCTCCAGAAAG cagtggcagcagcggGCCAAAACAAACATGGGGGGCGGGATCGTggagcagcagcccagggtgcCCACCCAGGACTTTCggaggctggaggaggacagGGTCAACCaccctcccagggcctgggaggaagAGGGGCCTTCTGGGGCCACCCAGGCCATTGGGACGAAGGCCTCCGCCAGCAAGGGCCACGGTCGGACCAGTCCCCTGG GCTTTGCTGTTTCCCAGCAgcctgcagaggccccacagaCAGCCTGAGGCCCCTCCTTCCGCTGCCTGGCCAAGTCCCACCTGCCCCAGaccctccttcccatcctccaaAACAGGACTCCCTGTCTGTCACCAGCCCTCCCTCTGTCCTGATGACTCTGGGCCGGAGCTTTAGGGCCCAAGCCTTGACCCTCTTCTGGGAGAGGTTGAAGGAACCCCGGCCCTCATTCTGCAGCTGGTGCAGAAGCTGTGGCTGCTGGGCCTGGATCACATGGTGGCCCAGGGGGCGGGAAAAACCCCGGGGGAGGCCCTCCAGCTACCAGACCCAGCTCTGA
- the HAP1 gene encoding huntingtin-associated protein 1 isoform X11 has translation MRPKECGQSCAGDRPGPGPGDPAAVTPALPPAAGPAPEPSAEPGPAPAQAPAAEQGVGSGYPSVSGPSDGVRPASEAGSEAGAQRGSAFSAVQGNAQSVPGNSDVPWTRFIFQGPFGPRATGLGTGKAADIWKTPAAYIGRRPGVSGPERAAFIRELEEVLCPDRPPPVKKITPEDVKVMLNLLEERERDLNTAARIGQSLVKQNNVLMEENSKLEAMLGSAREEILHLRHQVSLRDDLLQLYSDSDDEEEEEEDEEEEEEEEEEEEEEEEEEEEEQQHDLPYEAPEPTPLTESESLHHCPQLEALQEQLRLLEEENDQLREEASQLDALEEEEQMLILDCVEQFSEASQQMAELSEVLALRMENHDQQQREVSQLRTQVMKLQQRCQLYGAETEKLQQQLASEKEIQMQLQDEEALPSFQETLAEELRMSIRRIISDPVFFMERNYETTTEETSNLGYELRYGEVREQEQEFEAEEGLMPAEDFVPAENFVPAEDLVPEEELGATEEVVPAEEEVTEEAELVSEEAEAWEEVEPELDETRRTNVVTSALEASGLGPAHLDMKYVLQQLASWQDAHYRRQLRQKMLQKGSPTLQQWQQRAKTNMGGGIVEQQPRVPTQDFRRLEEDRVNHPPRAWEEEGPSGATQAIGTKASASKGHGRTSPLGFAVSQQPAEAPQTA, from the exons ATGCGCCCGAAAGAGTGCGGGCAGAGCTGCGCCGGGGACCGGCCCGGACCCGGACCCGGGGATCCAGCAGCGGTCACCCCCGCACTGCCGCCCGCAGCCGGTCCCGCTCCAGAGCCCTCCGCCGAGCCTGGACCCGCTCCTGCGCAGGCACCGGCGGCTGAGCAAGGAGTGGGATCTGGATACCCATCCGTCTCGGGACCCTCAGACGGAGTTCGCCCGGCCTCCGAGGCTGGATCAGAGGCAGGAGCCCAGCGCGGATCCGCATTCTCGGCCGTCCAGGGGAATGCCCAGTCCGTGCCCGGCAACTCGGATGTACCGTGGACCCGCTTCATATTTCAAGGACCCTTTGGTCCCCGGGCCACTGGCCTGGGGACTGGAAAGGCTGCGGACATCTGGAAGACGCCAGCTGCCTACATCGGCCGGCGGCCAGGGGTGTCGGGCCCCGAGCGCGCCGCCTTTATTCGGGAGCTGGAGGAAG TGCTGTGTCCTGACCGACCCCCACCAGTCAAGAAGATCACTCCAGAAGATGTCAAAGTGATGTTAAATCTGCTGGAGGAG AGAGAGCGGGACCTGAATACGGCGGCTCGCATCGGCCAGTCCCTTGTGAAGCAGAACAATGTCCTGATGGAGGAGAACAGCAAGCTGGAAGCCATGCTGGGCTCAGCCAGGGAGGAG aTTTTACACCTCAGACACCAGGTGAGCCTGCGGGATGACCTCCTCCAGCTCTACTCAGACTCtgatgatgaggaggaagaggaggaggatgaggaagaggaagaagaggaagaggaggaggaagaagaggaagaggaggaggaggaggaagagcagcagcATGATCTTCCCTATGAAGCCCCCGAGCC gACACCTCTGACGGAGTCGGAGTCGCTGCACCACTGCCCGCAGCTGGAAGCCCTGCAGGAGCAGctgaggctgctggaggaggagaacGACCAGCTGAGAGAGGAG gcctcTCAGCTCGACGCCcttgaggaggaggagcagatgcTTATTCTGGATTGTGTGGAGCAGTTTT CTGAGGCCAGCCAGCAGATGGCTGAGCTGTCGGAGGTGCTGGCGCTCAGGATGGAGAACCATGACCAGCAGCAGAGGGAGGTCAGCCAGCTGCGGACGCAGGTCATGAAGCTGCAGCAGCGCTGCCAGCTG tacGGGGCTGAGACTGAGAAGTTGCAGCAGCAACTGGCTTCGGAGAAAGAAATCCAGATGCAGCTCCAGGATGAG GAGGCACTTCCTAGTTTCCAGGAGACCCTGGCTGAGGAGCTCAGAATGTCTATAAGGAGAATTATCTCAGACCCTGTGTTTTTTATGGAAAG GAATTATGAAACGACTACAGAGGAGACGTCCAACCTGGG GTACGAGCTGCGCTACGGTGAGGTGCGGGAGCAAGAACAGGAGTTCGAGGCTGAGGAGGGTCTGATGCCGGCAGAGGATTTTGTGCCGGCGGAAAATTTCGTGCCTGCGGAAGACTTGGTGCCTGAGGAAGAGCTGGGGGCCACAGAGGAGGTGGTACCAGCCGAGGAGGAGGTGACGGAAGAGGCAGAGCTTGTGTCAGAGGAGGCGgaggcctgggaggaggtggagccgGAGCTGGATGAGACAAGGCGGACCAATGTGGTGACCTCAGCCCTGGAGGCCAGCGGCTTGGGCCCTGCGCACCTGGACATGAAGTATGTCCTCCAGCAACTGGCCAGCTGGCAGGACGCCCATTACAGGCGGCAGCTGAGGCAGAAGATGCTCCAGAAAG gCTCCCCAACCctgcagcagtggcagcagcggGCCAAAACAAACATGGGGGGCGGGATCGTggagcagcagcccagggtgcCCACCCAGGACTTTCggaggctggaggaggacagGGTCAACCaccctcccagggcctgggaggaagAGGGGCCTTCTGGGGCCACCCAGGCCATTGGGACGAAGGCCTCCGCCAGCAAGGGCCACGGTCGGACCAGTCCCCTGG GCTTTGCTGTTTCCCAGCAgcctgcagaggccccacagaCAGCCTGA